One Bos taurus isolate L1 Dominette 01449 registration number 42190680 breed Hereford chromosome 3, ARS-UCD2.0, whole genome shotgun sequence DNA window includes the following coding sequences:
- the LOC100335822 gene encoding transmembrane protein 258 isoform X1, which translates to MELEAMSRYPRPVNPAIFPRMTVVLLAADMFFTSWFFVYKVTSTKYTWHIYKELLISLVASLFMGFGVLCLLLWTVNIFQEPQCLGEAIWQVLYCCSTREAPPQSCIPLLMNTLFLPNRHLL; encoded by the exons ATGGAGCTAGAGGCCATGAGTAGATATCCCCGTCCAGTGAACCCAGCTATCTTTCCCCGTATGACTGTGGTGCTGTTGGCCGCTGACATGTTCTTCACCTCCTGGTTCTTTGTTTATAAGGTCACCTCCACCAAGTACACTTGGCATATCTACAAAGAACTCCTCATCTCTTTGGTGGCCTCACTCTTCATGGGCTTTGGAGTCCTCTGCCTGCTGCTCTGG ACTGTGAATATTTTTCAGGAACCCCAGTGCCTTGGAGAAGCCATTTG gcaggttctttactgctgcagcaccagggaagcccctccacaAAGCTGCATTCCACTGCTGATGAACACATTGTTTCTCCCAAACCGCCACCTCCTCTGA
- the LOC100335822 gene encoding transmembrane protein 258 isoform X2, whose protein sequence is MELEAMSRYPRPVNPAIFPRMTVVLLAADMFFTSWFFVYKVTSTKYTWHIYKELLISLVASLFMGFGVLCLLLWTVNIFQEPQCLGEAI, encoded by the exons ATGGAGCTAGAGGCCATGAGTAGATATCCCCGTCCAGTGAACCCAGCTATCTTTCCCCGTATGACTGTGGTGCTGTTGGCCGCTGACATGTTCTTCACCTCCTGGTTCTTTGTTTATAAGGTCACCTCCACCAAGTACACTTGGCATATCTACAAAGAACTCCTCATCTCTTTGGTGGCCTCACTCTTCATGGGCTTTGGAGTCCTCTGCCTGCTGCTCTGG ACTGTGAATATTTTTCAGGAACCCCAGTGCCTTGGAGAAGCCATTTG A
- the ELOVL1 gene encoding very long chain fatty acid elongase 1 isoform X2, which translates to MEAIVNLYQEMMKHADPRVQGYPLMESPLLMTSILLTYVYFVLSLGPRIMANRKPFQLRGFMVVYNFSLVALSLYIVYEFLMSGWLSSYTWRCDPVDFSNNPEALRMVRVAWLFLFSKFIELIDTLIFVLRKKDGQVTFLHVFHHSVLPWSWWWGVKIAPGGMGSFHAMINSSVHVVMYLYYGLSALGPVAQPYLWWKKHMTAIQLIQFVLVSLHISQYYFLPSCNYQYPVIIHLIWMYGTIFFVLFSNFWYQSYTKGKRLPRVSQQNGVPGTTKVKAN; encoded by the exons ATGGAGGCTATTGTGAACCTGTACCAGGAGATGATGAAGCATGCAG ATCCCCGGGTCCAGGGCTACCCTCTGATGGAGTCCCCCCTGCTAATGACCTCCATCCTCCTGACCTACGTGTACTTCGTCCTCTCACTGGGCCCTCGCATCATGGCCAACCGGAAGCCCTTCCAGCTCCGTGGCTTCATGGTTGTCTACAACTTCTCACTGGTGGCACTTTCTCTCTACATTGTCTATGAG TTCCTGATGTCTGGCTGGCTAAGTTCCTACACCTGGCGCTGCGACCCAGTGGACTTTTCCAACAACCCGGAGGCACTGAGG ATGGTTCGAGTGGCCTGGCTCTTCCTCTTCTCCAAGTTCATTGAGCTGATAGATACA CTGATCTTTGTTCTCCGGAAGAAAGACGGACAGGTGACCTTCCTACATGTCTTCCATCACTCAGTGCTTCCCTGGAGCTGGTGGTGGGGGGTAAAAATAGCCCCAG GAGGAATGGGCTCTTTCCACGCCATGATCAACTCCTCTGTGCACGTCGTCATGTACCTGTACTATGGATTGTCTGCCCTTGGGCCTGTGGCTCAGCCCTACCTTTGGTGGAAAAAGCACATGACAGCCATCCAGCTG ATCCAGTTTGTCCTGGTCTCGCTGCACATCTCCCAATACTACTTCCTGCCCAGTTGTAACTACCAGTACCCAGTCATCATCCACCTCATCTGGATGTACGGCACCATCTTCTTCGTGCTCTTCTCCAATTTCTGGTATCAGTCTTACACTAAAGGCAAGCGGCTGCCCCGTGTATCTCAGCAAAACGGAGTTCCAGGTACCACCAAAGTCAAGGCCAACTGA
- the CDC20 gene encoding cell division cycle protein 20 homolog isoform X1, which yields MAQFVFESDLHSLLQLDTPIPNAPPARWQRKAKEAAGPAPSPMRAANRSHSAGRTPGRTPGKSSSKLQTTPSKPGGDRYIPHRNASQMEVASFLLSKENQPDNSETPTKKEHQKAWALNLNGFDMEEAKILRLSGKPQNAPEGYQNRLKVLYSQKATPGSSRKTCRYIPSLPDRILDAPEIRNDYYLNLVDWSSGNVLAVALDNSVYLWSASTGDILQLLQMEQPGDYISSVAWIKEGNYLAVGTSSAEVQLWDVQQQKRLRNMTSHSARVGSLCWNSYILSSGSRSGHIHHHDVRVAEHHVATLSGHSQEVCGLRWAPDGRHLASGGNDNLVNVWPSAPGEGGWVPLQTFTQHQGAVKAVAWCPWQSNVLATGGGTSDRHIRIWNVCSGACLSAVDAHSQVCSILWSPHYKELISGHGFAQNQLVIWKYPTMAKVAELKGHTARVLSLTMSPDGATVASAAADETLRLWRCFELDPARRREREKASAAKSSLIHQGIR from the exons ATGGCCCAGTTCGTGTTCGAGAGTGACTTGCACTCGCTGCTGCAGCTGGATACACCCATCCCCAATGCACCCCCTGCGCGCTGGCAGCGCAAAGCGAAGGAAGCCGCGGGGCCGGCCCCCTCGCCTATGCGGGCAGCCAACCGATCCCACAGCGCCGGCAGGACCCCAGGCCGAACTCCCG GCAAATCCAGCTCCAAGCTTCAGACCACTCCCAGCAAACCTGGCGGTGACCGCTATATCCCCCATCGCAATGCTTCCCAGATGGAGGTGGCTAGCTTCCTCCTGAGCAAGGAGAACCAGCCTGACAACAGTGAGACGCCCACCAAGAAG GAACATCAGAAAGCATGGGCTTTGAATCTGAACGGTTTTGACATGGAGGAAGCCAAGATCCTTCGGCTCAGTGGAAAACCACAAAATGCCCCAGAGG GTTACCAGAACAGACTAAAAGTACTCTATAGCCAGAAGGCCACGCCGGGCTCCAGCAGGAAGACCTGTCGTTACATTCCTTCCCTGCCAGACCGCATCCTGGATGCCCCTGAAATCCGGAATGACTACT ACCTGAACCTTGTGGATTGGAGCTCTGGGAATGTGCTGGCTGTGGCTTTGGACAACAGTGTATACTTGTGGAGTGCTAGCACTGGTGACATTTTGCAGCTGCTGCAAATGGAGCAGCCTGGGGACTATATATCTTCTGTGGCCTGGATCAAAGAGGGCAACTACCTGGCTGTGGGCACCAGCAGTGCCGAGGTGCAG CTATGGGATGTGCAACAGCAGAAACGGCTTCGAAACATGACCAGTCATTCTGCCCGAGTGGGCTCCCTCTGTTGGAATAGCTATATCCTGTCCAG TGGCTCACGCTCCGGCCACATCCACCACCATGACGTTCGGGTAGCGGAACACCATGTGGCCACGCTGAGTGGCCACAGCCAGGAAGTGTGTGGGTTGCGCTGGGCCCCGGATGGAAGGCATCTAGCCAGTGGCGGCAACGACAATCTGGTCAACGTGTGGCCTAGTGCTCCTGGAGAGGGCGGCTGGGTTCCTCTGCAGACCTTCACCCAGCATCAAGGGGCTGTCAAG GCTGTAGCTTGgtgtccctggcagtccaacgTCCTGGCAACTGGCGGGGGCACAAGTGACCGACACATTCGTATCTGGAACGTCTGCTCTGGGGCCTGTCTGAGTGCCGTGGATGCCCATTCCCAG GTGTGCTCCATCCTCTGGTCTCCCCACTACAAGGAGCTTATCTCAGGCCACGGCTTTGCCCAGAACCAGCTGGTTATTTGGAAGTACCCAACCATGGCCAAGGTGGCTGAGCTGAAAG gtcacacagcccgGGTGCTCAGTCTGACCATGAGCCCAGATGGGGCTACAGTGGCATCCGCAGCAGCAGATGAGACCCTGCGACTGTGGCGCTGCTTTGAGCTGGACCCTGCCCGGCGGCGGGAGCGGGAGAAGGCCAGCGCGGCCAAAAGCAGCCTCATCCACCAAGGCATCCGCTGA
- the CDC20 gene encoding cell division cycle protein 20 homolog (The RefSeq protein has 1 substitution compared to this genomic sequence) — translation MAQFVFESDLHSLLQLDTPIPNAPPARWQRKAKEAAGPAPSPMRAANRSHSAGRTPGRTPGKSSSKLQTTPSKPGGDRYIPHRNASQMEVASFLLSKENQPDNSETPTKKEHQKAWALNLNGFDMEEAKILRLSGKPQNAPEGYQNRLKELYSQKATPGSSRKTCRYIPSLPDRILDAPEIRNDYYLNLVDWSSGNVLAVALDNSVYLWSASTGDILQLLQMEQPGDYISSVAWIKEGNYLAVGTSSAEVQLWDVQQQKRLRNMTSHSARVGSLCWNSYILSSGSRSGHIHHHDVRVAEHHVATLSGHSQEVCGLRWAPDGRHLASGGNDNLVNVWPSAPGEGGWVPLQTFTQHQGAVKAVAWCPWQSNVLATGGGTSDRHIRIWNVCSGACLSAVDAHSQVCSILWSPHYKELISGHGFAQNQLVIWKYPTMAKVAELKGHTARVLSLTMSPDGATVASAAADETLRLWRCFELDPARRREREKASAAKSSLIHQGIR, via the exons ATGGCCCAGTTCGTGTTCGAGAGTGACTTGCACTCGCTGCTGCAGCTGGATACACCCATCCCCAATGCACCCCCTGCGCGCTGGCAGCGCAAAGCGAAGGAAGCCGCGGGGCCGGCCCCCTCGCCTATGCGGGCAGCCAACCGATCCCACAGCGCCGGCAGGACCCCAGGCCGAACTCCCG GCAAATCCAGCTCCAAGCTTCAGACCACTCCCAGCAAACCTGGCGGTGACCGCTATATCCCCCATCGCAATGCTTCCCAGATGGAGGTGGCTAGCTTCCTCCTGAGCAAGGAGAACCAGCCTGACAACAGTGAGACGCCCACCAAGAAG GAACATCAGAAAGCATGGGCTTTGAATCTGAACGGTTTTGACATGGAGGAAGCCAAGATCCTTCGGCTCAGTGGAAAACCACAAAATGCCCCAGAGG GTTACCAGAACAGACTAAAAGTACTCTATAGCCAGAAGGCCACGCCGGGCTCCAGCAGGAAGACCTGTCGTTACATTCCTTCCCTGCCAGACCGCATCCTGGATGCCCCTGAAATCCGGAATGACTACT ACCTGAACCTTGTGGATTGGAGCTCTGGGAATGTGCTGGCTGTGGCTTTGGACAACAGTGTATACTTGTGGAGTGCTAGCACTGGTGACATTTTGCAGCTGCTGCAAATGGAGCAGCCTGGGGACTATATATCTTCTGTGGCCTGGATCAAAGAGGGCAACTACCTGGCTGTGGGCACCAGCAGTGCCGAGGTGCAG CTATGGGATGTGCAACAGCAGAAACGGCTTCGAAACATGACCAGTCATTCTGCCCGAGTGGGCTCCCTCTGTTGGAATAGCTATATCCTGTCCAG TGGCTCACGCTCCGGCCACATCCACCACCATGACGTTCGGGTAGCGGAACACCATGTGGCCACGCTGAGTGGCCACAGCCAGGAAGTGTGTGGGTTGCGCTGGGCCCCGGATGGAAGGCATCTAGCCAGTGGCGGCAACGACAATCTGGTCAACGTGTGGCCTAGTGCTCCTGGAGAGGGCGGCTGGGTTCCTCTGCAGACCTTCACCCAGCATCAAGGGGCTGTCAAG GCTGTAGCTTGgtgtccctggcagtccaacgTCCTGGCAACTGGCGGGGGCACAAGTGACCGACACATTCGTATCTGGAACGTCTGCTCTGGGGCCTGTCTGAGTGCCGTGGATGCCCATTCCCAG GTGTGCTCCATCCTCTGGTCTCCCCACTACAAGGAGCTTATCTCAGGCCACGGCTTTGCCCAGAACCAGCTGGTTATTTGGAAGTACCCAACCATGGCCAAGGTGGCTGAGCTGAAAG gtcacacagcccgGGTGCTCAGTCTGACCATGAGCCCAGATGGGGCTACAGTGGCATCCGCAGCAGCAGATGAGACCCTGCGACTGTGGCGCTGCTTTGAGCTGGACCCTGCCCGGCGGCGGGAGCGGGAGAAGGCCAGCGCGGCCAAAAGCAGCCTCATCCACCAAGGCATCCGCTGA
- the MPL gene encoding thrombopoietin receptor precursor, which yields MPSWALLAVISYLLPVPQYLAQVTSQDVSSLASDSESLNCFSRTFEDLTCFWDEEEGAPSEMYQLLYAYPGEQPRTCPLSSQHVMPFRTRYVCQFPAQAEVRLFSQLHLWVKNVFLNQNLTQRVLSVDAVGLPTPPSLIKAMGGSQPGELQISWEAPAPEINEFLRHELRYGPKDPRNSSGATVTQLLSAETCCPAQRRPNLAAALDPSPCSQPMMPQQTGPEQTSPTREAPSLTTKGGSCLISGLQPGNSYWLQLRSQPDGVSLRGSWGSWSLPVTVDLPGDAGEIGLQCFTLDLTNVTCQWQQQDHASSQGFFYHSRARCCPRDRDPVWEKCEEEKNSGSQSSQFSRCHFKSQNNSAIHILVEVTTAQGAVHSYLGSPFWIHQAVLIPTPNLHWREVSSGQLELEWQHPSAWAAQETCYQLRYTAEGHQDWKVLEPPLGAQGETLELRPRSRYRVQLRARLHGPTFQGPWSSWSDPVRVETASETVWIFLVTALLLVLSVSALLGLLLLRWQFPEHYRSLRHALWPSLPDLHRVLGQYLRDTAALSPPKAAVSDVYEEVEPSLLEILPRSSEKAPLPLCSSQAQLDYRGLQPSCLGTMPLSVCPPMAEPGSYCATHIANHSYLPLSCWQVPRSQYPGQIQTL from the exons ATGCCCTCCTGGGCCCTCTTGGCGGTCATCTCCTACCTCCTCCCGGTCCCCCAATACCTGGCACAAGTCACCAGCCAAG ATGTCTCCTCGCTGGCCTCGGACTCAGAGTCCCTGAACTGTTTCTCTCGAACCTTTGAGGACCTCACTTGCTTCTGGGATGAGGAAGAGGGAGCGCCCAGTGAAATGTATCAGCTGCTGTATGCCTATCCGGG GGAGCAGCCCCGCACCTGCCCCCTGAGTTCCCAGCATGTGATGCCCTTTAGAACCCGCTACGTGTGCCAGTTTCCGGCCCAGGCTGAAGTTCGCCTCTTCTCTCAACTGCACCTCTGGGTGAAGAACGTGTTTCTGAACCAGAATCTGACCCAGCGGGTGCTCTCTGTGGATGCCGTGG GCCTGCCAACTCCCCCCAGTCTCATCAAGGCCATGGGTGGGAGCCAGCCAGGGGAACTTCAGATCAGCTGGGAGGCCCCAGCTCCCGAAATCAATGAATTTCTGAGGCATGAACTCCGCTATGGCCCCAAGGACCCCAGGAACTCCAGTGGCGCCACAGTCACACAGCTGCTGTCTGCAGAAACCTGCTGCCCAGCTCAGCGGAGGCCAAACCTAGCGGCAGCCCTGGACCCGTCTCCATGTTCACAGCCCATGATGCCTCAACAGACTGGACCGGAGCAGACCTCCCCAACTAGAGAG GCTCCATCTCTGACAACGAAGGGTGGCAGCTGCCTCATCTCAGGACTCCAGCCTGGTAACTCCTACTGGCTCCAGCTACGCAGCCAACCTGATGGGGTCTCTCTCCGTGGTTCCTGGGGATCTTGGTCCCTCCCAGTGACTGTGGACCTGCCTGGTGATGCAG GGGAAATTGGACTACAATGCTTTACCTTGGACCTGACGAATGTTACCTGTCAGTGGCAACAACAGGACCATGCCAGCTCCCAAGGTTTCTTCTACCACAGCAGGGCACGGTGCTGCCCCAGAGACAG GGACCCCGTCTGGGAGAAGTGTGAAGAGGAGAAAAACTCAGGATCACAGTCCTCCCAGTTCTCCCGCTGCCACTTCAAGTCACAAAATAACAGTGCTATTCACATCCTTGTGGAGGTGACCACAGCCCAGGGTGCTGTTCACAGCTACCTGGGCTCCCCTTTCTGGATCCACCAGGCTG TGCTCATCCCTACTCCAAACTTGCACTGGAGGGAGGTCTCCAGCGGGCAGCTGGAACTGGAATGGCAGCATCCATCAGCCTGGGCAGCCCAAGAAACCTGCTATCAGCTCCGATACACAGCAGAAGGCCATCAGGACTGGAAG GTGCTGGAGCCACCTCTTGGGGCTCAGGGAGAGACCTTGGAGTTGCGCCCGCGCTCCCGCTACCGCGTACAGCTGCGCGCCAGGCTCCACGGCCCCACCTTCCAAGGTCCCTGGAGCTCTTGGTCCGACCCAGTGAGGGTGGAGACGGCCTCGGAGACGG TCTGGATCTTCCTGGTGACTGCTCTGCTCCTGGTCCTGAGCGTCAGCGCCCTcctgggcctgctgctgctgaggtGGCAATTTCCTGAGCACTACAG GAGCCTGAGGCATGCCCTGTGGCCCTCACTTCCAGACCTACACCGGGTCCTTGGCCAGTACCTTAGGGATACTGCAGCCCTGAGTCCG CCCAAGGCTGCAGTCTCAGATGTCTATGAGGAAGTGGAACCCAGCCTCCTTGAAATTCTACCTAGATCCTCAGAGAAGGCTCCCTTGCCCCTGTGTTCCTCCCAGGCCCAATTGGACTACCGAGGATTGCAGCCTTCTTGCCTGGGGACCATGCCCCTGTCTGTGTGCCCACCAATGGCTGAGCCAGGGTCCTACTGTGCCACTCACATCGCCAACCATTCCTACTTACCACTCAGCTGCTGGCAGGTCCCTCGCTCCCAGTACCCTGGACAGATCCAAACTCTCTAG